A window from Drosophila nasuta strain 15112-1781.00 chromosome 3, ASM2355853v1, whole genome shotgun sequence encodes these proteins:
- the LOC132790592 gene encoding spidroin-1, with protein MRKSYFIASLTLCLTLCLLTSVTAKSGEDQWVWRTYNRRERAFRDKDIDRSASIRNSYDNKLRREPTTRRPLPGEPENDEIEDYVDAEPNVSSSPTVGTRQFNPYGNPSAYPGQPTAGGQFANPGGFAGGSPGVLVGPGGPTGVIGRQPYPYPGVYQPGLGGFGGAQNGLGFGSYPGVYGGAGASAYPGLGGAGNFAGAGLGATAYPGVGATYPGAGNFGGFSGAQSGAGLGLGQYPGAGNQYPFNPYQGAGTDFNSNQFAAAGGQYPGLGQFPGNQYSGPQFTEGYGLAGLGLGQAGLPPTGFGGNYGAGGFGYDEKSPAVAVAEGKSAKNVASTPSTVNNKLKKV; from the coding sequence ATGCGAAAAAGTTACTTCATTGCGTCGCTGACGCTCTGCTTAACGCTTTGCTTATTAACTTCAGTGACTGCCAAGTCTGGAGAGGATCAGTGGGTGTGGCGCACCTACAATCGCAGAGAGCGCGCGTTTCGCGACAAGGATATCGATCGCTCCGCCTCCATACGCAACTCCTACGACAACAAGTTGAGGCGGGAGCCAACTACCCGAAGACCGCTGCCTGGTGAGCCGGAGAACGATGAAATCGAGGATTACGTGGATGCCGAACCCAATGTGAGCAGCTCGCCTACCGTTGGCACGCGTCAATTCAATCCCTACGGCAATCCGAGTGCCTACCCGGGCCAGCCCACAGCTGGAGGTCAGTTTGCCAATCCAGGTGGTTTTGCTGGAGGCAGTCCTGGAGTGCTTGTGGGTCCAGGTGGACCCACTGGCGTCATAGGGCGTCAGCCTTATCCATATCCCGGTGTCTATCAGCCAGGTCTTGGTGGCTTTGGCGGCGCACAGAATGGTCTGGGCTTTGGCAGCTATCCCGGTGTCTATGGCGGCGCAGGAGCATCAGCTTATCCTGGTCTAGGCGGCGCTGGAAATTTCGCTGGTGCTGGATTAGGAGCAACTGCTTATCCTGGAGTGGGTGCAACTTATCCAGGCGCTGGCAACTTTGGCGGCTTTAGTGGCGCGCAATCTGGCGCGGGACTTGGCCTGGGACAATATCCAGGTGCTGGCAATCAGTATCCCTTCAATCCCTATCAAGGTGCCGGCACAGACTTTAACAGCAATCAGTTTGCTGCAGCCGGTGGACAATACCCTGGACTGGGACAGTTCCCAGGGAATCAGTACAGCGGACCGCAGTTCACCGAGGGCTACGGACTGGCGGGACTTGGTCTGGGTCAGGCTGGACTTCCTCCAACAGGCTTTGGTGGAAATTATGGCGCTGGCGGCTTTGGATACGACGAAAAGTCGCCTGCGGTGGCGGTGGCCGAGGGCAAGAGTGCTAAGAATGTGGCCAGCACACCATCGACTGTTAATAATAAGCTCAAGAAGGTTTAG
- the LOC132794479 gene encoding kinesin-like protein Klp61F gives MDITSGANGSRQQQQPARKSNQNIQVYVRVRPLNSRERCIRSAEVVDVQPPKEIVTRHTVDSKLTKKFTFDRTFGPDSRQCDVYSTVVAPLIEEVLAGYNCTVFAYGQTGTGKTHTMVGNECAELKSSWEDDSDIGIIPRALSHLFDELRMMELEYTMRISYLELYNEELCDLLSTDDNVKIRIFDDSSKKGSVIIQGLEEIPVHSKDDVYKLLEKGKERRKTATTLMNAQSSRSHTVFSIVVHIRENGIDGEEMLKIGKLNLVDLAGSENVSKAGNEKGIRVRETVNINQSLLTLGRVITALVDRAPHVPYRESKLTRLLQESLGGRTKTSIIATISPGHKDIEETLSTLEYAHRAKNIQNKPEVNQKLTKKTVLKEYTDEIDKLKRDLMAARDKNGIYLAEDTYGEMMLKMDSQTRELNEKMLLLKALKDELQNKEKIFNEVSMSLVKKTQKLSRTEQHLSETKGSLLLTKKVLSKTKRRYKEKKQLVESHVKTEEQLTTQANQILAAADLATDDTQQLHGTIERRRQVDDMIRNTCAQFAERMRENLGMLDGSLIQYQEQHAGSTQQLTEELANCTSVHQRLVANATKSINNLRDICCESLAAHGQLQAKFVSAVASNGDAQSQALLTQLLEHMEHRRTQLSQDMLANLQELEANNMRHREALDNMRDGFAPIIERNTKAVQQHVEQVQLQLNQLTTLSAPDAAQLQQLQEELAYEEQLAQQEQALFQQLEQLQQQRAKNTGSMSTRVGQLKRSHVAINEQAQLTGNSVLAYGTQSTVAAQAARDELCSQLQAATLIVDHGVSKCSTLHVQLDNLCKASDKQAESSMQMVRAQQQQLRQLCGDNEEQAKQLRDEQQKQLKLATEQIHQIMTTDVELGIGHAAITGELIEELAKQMTQHANVQRQQLETCHESVSHFHQSELKTYAPTGATPSKRDFVYPRTLVATSPHQDIVRRYRQEQDWSDLDTTATIDECSEPEESLQSVQELSETETIMNSTPIDPVDNAGIINKRSSGNGRSSNTLKPFANGQRNSSLSRSLTPSKYSPRNSPRNSPIGSPAFNRHNKENVA, from the exons ATGGACATAACATCGGGTGCGAATGGGTcgcgtcagcagcagcagccagcgcGCAAATCGAATCAAAACATTCAGGTTTATGTGCGCGTCAG ACCATTGAACTCACGTGAACGTTGTATACGTTCGGCGGAAGTTGTCGATGTGCAACCGCCCAAGGAGATTGTGACACGGCACACTGTGGACTCGAAACTCACGAAGAAGTTCACTTTCGATCGTACCTTTGGTCCAGATTCACGACAGTGTGATGTGTACAGCACTGTGGTGGCGCCTCTTATTGAGGAAGTGCTCGCGGGATACAATTGCACGGTGTTCGCCTATGGACAGACGGGCACTGGTAAAACCCACACCATGGTGGGCAATGAGTGTGCCGAGTTGAAGTCCTCCTGGGAAGAT GACTCGGACATTGGCATTATACCGCGCGCTTTGAGCCATCTATTCGATGAGCTACGCATGATGGAATTGGAGTATACGATGCGTATCTCTTACTTGGAACTGTACAACGAGGAACTGTGCGATCTGCTCTCCACCGATGACAATGTCAAGATTCGCATCTTTGACGACAGCTCGAAAAAGGGTTCGGTGATCATACAGGGACTCGAGGAGATACCCGTACATAGCAAGGACGATGTTTACAAGCTGCTAGAGAAGGGCAAAGAGCGTCGTAAAACGGCCACCACATTGATGAATGCGCAATCCTCGCGCTCACACACCGTTTTCTCTATTGTGGTGCACATACGCGAGAATGGAATCGATGGCGAGGAGATGCTCAAGATTGGCAAACTGAATCTGGTCGATTTGGCCGGCAGTGAGAATGTCTCGAAGGCGGGCAACGAAAAAGGAATTCGTGTGAGGGAAACTGTTAATATCAATCAGAGTTTGTTGACTTTGGGTCGTGTGATCACTGCTCTAGTGGATCGTGCTCCTCATGTGCCGTATCGCGAGTCCAAACTAACGCGCCTGCTGCAGGAATCTCTCGGTGGACGCACTAAGACATCGATTATTGCCACCATCTCGCCGGGACACAAGGACATTGAGGAGACTCTGAGTACGCTGGAGTATGCGCATCGTGCcaagaatatacaaaataaacccGAAGTCAATCAGAAGCTCACCAAGAAGACGGTACTCAAGGAGTACACCGATGAGATTGATAAACTGAAGCGTGATCTGATGGCAGCTCGCGACAAGAATGGCATCTATCTGGCCGAGGATACCTACGGCGAAATGATGCTCAAAATGGACTCTCAGACGCGTGAGCTCAATGAGaagatgctgctgctcaagGCACTGAAGGATGAGCTGCAGAACAAAGAGAAGATCTTCAACGAGGTCAGCATGAGTCTGGTGAAGAAGACACAGAAGCTCAGTCGAACCGAGCAGCATCTGAGTGAAACGAAAGGATCTCTACTGCTCACCAAGAAGGTGCTCAGCAAGACAAAGCGTCGCTACAAAGAGAAGAAACAGCTGGTGGAGTCGCATGTCAAGACCGAGGAGCAGCTGACCACACAGGCGAATCAAATACTCGCTGCAGCCGATTTGGCTACCGACGATACACAGCAGCTGCATGGCACAATTGAGCGACGTCGTCAGGTGGATGATATGATACGCAACACATGCGCACAGTTTGCGGAACGCATGAGGGAAAACCTGGGCATGCTCGATGGCAGCTTAATCCAGTATCAGGAGCAGCATGCGGGCTCAACACAGCAGCTGACCGAGGAGTTGG CCAACTGCACCAGCGTTCATCAGCGCCTGGTGGCGAATGCTACAAAGAGCATCAACAACTTGCGCGACATTTGCTGCGAATCCTTGGCCGCACATGGCCAGCTGCAGGCGAAGTTTGTCAGCGCTGTGGCCAGCAATGGCGATGCCCAAAGCCAGGCGTTGTTGACCCAACTGTTGGAGCACATGGAGCATCGACGCACACAGCTGAGCCAAGACATGCTGGCGAATCTGCAGGAATTGGAGGCGAACAATATGCGACACAGAGAAGCACTCGACAATATGCGGGATGGCTTTGCGCCCATCATTGAACGGAATACAAAGGCGGTGCAACAGCATGTGGAGCaagtgcagctgcagctcaaTCAGCTGACCACATTAAGTGCACCCGATGCAgcgcaactgcagcagctgcaagaGGAGCTGGCATACGAGGAGCAGCTGGCACAGCAGGAGCAGGCGTTGTTCCAACAACtcgagcagctgcaacagcagcgtgCCAAGAACACGGGCAGCATGAGCACACGCGTTGGCCAGCTAAAGCGCAGCCATGTGGCGATCAATGAGCAGGCTCAGCTTACCGGCAACAGCGTGCTTGCTTATGGCACACAAAGCACAGTTGCCGCTCAAGCGGCACGCGATGAGCTCTGCAGTCAATTGCAAGCAGCTACACTGATTGTGGATCATGGCGTGTCGAAGTGTTCCACGCTTCACGTGCAGTTGGATAATCTGTGCAAGGCAAGCGATAAGCAGGCCGAGTCCAGCATGCAAATGGTAcgtgcccagcagcagcagctgcgtcaGTTGTGCGGCGACAACGAGGAGCAAGCGAAGCAACTGCGTGAtgaacagcaaaagcaactgaAACTGGCCACCGAACAGATACATCAGATCATGACCACCGATGTGGAGTTGGGCATTGGCCATGCCGCCATCACCGGCGAGCTCATCGAAGAGCTGGCCAAACAAATGACCCAGCATGCTAATGTGCAGCGTCAACAGCTGGAGACTTGCCACGAGAGTGTCTCACACTTCCATCAGAGCGAACTGAAAACGTATGCGCCAACTGGTGCGACGCCCTCGAAGCGTGACTTTGTCTATCCACGCACGTTGGTGGCCACATCACCGCATCAGGACATTGTGCGACGCTATCGACAGGAGCAGGACTGGTCTGATCTGGATACAACAGCCACCATTGATGAG TGCAGCGAGCCAGAGGAATCACTGCAGTCGGTTCAAGAACTGTCTGAAACGGAGACCATCATGAACTCCACGCCCATTGATCCCGTGGACAATGCTGGCATTATCAATAAACGCAGCTCGGGCAACGGCCGCAGCTCCAACACTCTGAAACCATTTGCGAATGGACAAAGGAACAGCTCCTTGTCACGCTCCCTCACGCCCAGCAAGTATTCGCCGCGCAATTCGCCACGCAACTCGCCAATTGGTTCACCTGCCTTTAATAGG CACAACAAAGAGAACGTGGCCTGA